CAAGTTCTCTGCGCAGCAAGGggaagcagcgctgccgagaGCAAGCGTGCgacgacgaaaaaaaaagatcgAAAGCGAGACCGCGATGTGTCAAACAGCAACGGCACCCAGAAAACGCTGACGCTCACCACCGTAGGGACCACCTTGCCGCAGGTGACCCGAATATCCTCTCAGAAGTCGGAAAGTCGTTCATAATGAAGTACCTGCGTGATGGAGGTGCCCCAGGTGGAGGAGTCcgatgcagccgtggtgaGGGCATCGCCCTGGTGGGTCTTCTCGCCGACTGAGGCTAGTGCAACTCAGCCCCGCCCTTCGGCACGCGCCAAGTGGTCCTTCGCTGTGGCGCCATTGGTGACTGAGAGGACAACTTCACTGTCTCAGAGATCGCCCAGCACGCCGTTTTCCCAGCTGTCTATCACGCGGAGCCGCGCACAAGCGGCCCTTCTCCAATGTCTTGATCTCGACCGCCGGCAATCGGGTTGAGGTGATACACTCGGGTAGGAGACTACGGCCGATGAGCAATGATGCGAAGGCGCAGAGAGTGGGACAGCCTGTGTGCAGCATGTGAAACGCCATAGCTTGCGCTTACCCGCGGTACGCTGTTAAAGACTCGTCTGGCTTTCCGCCCCTGTCTCGATTTCAGAACGAAATCTCTGCACAAGCCCGACGACGGTATGGTGACGCGCATGAGGTGGTGAGCGGGATGAAGAGGTGTCACGGACGGTGAACTGTATAGAGGGTGGTGGAGGCAAAAACAAAGAGAACCGAAATCAAATCGAGCATAGGGGCCGCCTTTGCAGTGCCGCATGCACGGTAGTGTGCCAAGGTGGGCTGTCAAGTGGGACAGCCCAGAAGGGGAGGTGGGGAATTTGGTGTGGATGCAACTGTGGAGCCAGACCGCTGACCCGCTCGTAGGAGGACACAGCTGATGTTTCGCACCTCAAGACAGCGTAAAGCTCGAGCGCGTAACCGTGTGTTTAAGGGACGCCCCGGCCAGATAACAGCTCTCCCGCTTTGGGGTTGTTTactattttttttgtcgcTTACTGGGCATCTTTCCAGCTTGGTGTCCATCTCGTGAAGAAGAGCGGAGAAAGCATCGACACTGAAGTGGGAGGACGACGTCGTAGATCCCATGGTCTAcgagggagagcagcggtAGCGGGCATGCGCGTCGCATGTACGGGAGGCTGAGACCCACACAAACCATGATAACTGACGTTGCCCCACGGCGATATCCATTGAGCACGGCGTATGATCACACGTGTCAAGTGTGCAGGTAAAACAGAAATGTGTTACTTCTCTTTACGTGTGggggaaaacaaaaaaagggcaTTATATCGTTACATGTGCCCGACACttcccctttttcttccctCCACATCGGCCGGTGTGGCTTCCTGAGAAGGGGGTggcagagggaagagaggggtaGGGGTGGCCGGAGAGAAGGCGGCAGGACTCATAAAGTGGGTCAGTTGCCCGCGATgcaggaaaagaaaaacgaacggacaacggggagggggagcgggagAAAAAAGCACACTGGGATACAAACGTGAGAACCGAGATGGCGGAAAAGCAGATAGGGAGACGCAACGCCCACGCCCCCTCCCTAAAAAAAAGGTAGGAGGGGGGGTATGGGCAGAGGCAGACACCCGAAGAGAACCACGTAGGAGTGGTGGTTCTCGCTGGCTGTActgccgcctcttccctttctgtcgctcgctctttttttcctgcctcttcctcgcgTTTTGCCTATATATGTACATATATGTTTCTTTGCCCTTGCAGGGAGTCCACTACCGCGTCTGTTGAGGCCTCATGAACTCCTCTCGCGTGATCTCGCTCATCATCATTACACAGGACAGCCACCAAAGAGGCTCTGGAAGGGCAGACGTCGAGAGAAGAcgtggggagggagagggggggggagacatGCAAGCCGGCGCGGGTGCACTACACAAGAAAACATACACACGAAGCAAAAACAGAGAACAGAAAagcggaggacgagggagAACACGGAAGAGGGAAAGTGGTGGCGTTGGAAAGATAAAGATAAAAATCATCACTCAGAGACTCGGTGTGATTTGGCTATCACGTGCACGAACATCCTGTGagacacactcacacacacacgcacacacacggaaaCACTTCATCGATTTCATTGCAGCGTTCGCGAAGAGAAGTCTCAGCGAGGAAGATAAGGAAAAGACGTGCCTCGACAAGGAGAGCACAGACGGATTTATCATGTGAAAAAGGAGGGAGGTGCGCGGCAAcgtaaaaaaaaggacgaGTAGGCTGTGCTGGTAGGCCAGTGGCGACACAAACATAGTGTGCCCAGTGGGCACAAATTGACGTGCCTATCCGACAAGCTCTCTGGTCCGCCCCCATCTATGAAAAAGCGGGTgaatggggaggggagggggaagggggaggggggcaaaATGGTCGAACACCCACCGGAAGAGATGAGGGAGGTACAGCGAAACAAGACAGCCAAGGCAGAAACACATCGTATGAGGAAACCCAAGCAGGTGGGCACGGCAAAGTACGGAAAGACAACAAAGCTTGCGGTGCCCacgtgaaaaaaaaataagagAACGGAGAAAGCCACACAGGAGTAGGAAGAGAggcgcggggggagggggagggggggagaggaggagggtaaaacgaaaaaggaaacgagagagcgagcatGCGGGTTAGCAATTTAGCCAGGACAGACGTCTCCCCACACCGCCCAaaccttttttttttagttGCTCGTTCCCGCAGGAAAACacaaaaataaaaaaaagaaaatgagcACAGGCGAGGGATAAAGGCAGCGTTAAACCTCTCCGTGTTTTCAGGACAGCGGGACAGGGAGCTTCTCGTCTCATGAGGTGATGtcgaggggggggggagggacacGAGCGACAGCCTGGACGTCCTTCTACTTAAAGAGCCGCAACACACGCCGCACTGTGGTGAAAAGACTGACATGGggggaaagaaaaacacaCAATCCTATGCCTCAAGCGTTGTTAAACACCACTATCCTCTCACGTTCCCATATCCGTCTCAGCAACATGAGCAGATCGTCCTTcaacgcagcagcactcCGGACGGCAGACCCTTCGTGTCTCAACACATGCATGAGCCACAGTGCCCTCCCTTTACGTGGATGAATATCACACGAAGAAGCTGTAGTAGATCGTCGTAATGGTGCCAAAGACAACTGCAATGACACCCGCCACCACGAGGAAGTACGTCGCCAGCCAGTGCCAGATGCCCACAGATGCCATACTCCAGTTGCCGCTGTACATCCAAAAGTACGCAGGGAAGATGAAGCCGATGAACCCGCCGCACAGGGAGCCCACCAAACCAAAGGCCGTGTTGATGCTCGGGATGAACAGACCGCACACAAGGATGGCGACAGCCATGGTGAGAATCACGATGGTGTGCTTCCAGTACGGCACCGTGTCCAAATCCCAGTTCAGGCAGTGGTAGACGAAGTTTCGGCACGGCAGCATGTTCATCgcaaaggcggcgcagatTTTGATCAGCATGCCAATGTACGCGATCATCATGTACGGCTGATTCACAGGGTCAAAGTTGTACAGGATGGAGTCCTGCGTATCATCCGCGAAGTCAAAGTAGCCAAACACGCCAGTGAGGATGTACAGCACCATGCACACCGTCATCGAGATCGCACTCGCAATCGTCAGCTGGCTCACAGACGGGCGAGGGCGCTGCTCGAAATACACTGACCCCGTCACAGCCTGGCACAGAAACGAAAAAATGAAGATGGACAATCCGTAAACCGCCTCGTTACCGCTGGTGAAGTACTTCATGTCACCGCGCATGCCCTCCTTCAGCCCATGCATGCTCGAGTGCACCACAATGGTGGCAACGAAATACAGCACCATGAAGACACCGATTGCGGAGACGTAGCGGATGCTGTTCACGCGCTTCGGAATCACGACGGGCACCATGAACACGAGCCATACCAAGCTCGTGATCAGGCGGTTGCCGGAGGTGGTGAGCAGGTACGCGGGCGTGCCGGGCGACTTCTCGAGGATCGGCGTGATGAggctgctgacggcgctgatgTAGGCGACCGCCGTGCCAAAGCACGACAGCCACAGGACAAACCCAACGAAGTAGTCCCAGCCGCGACCAAAGAGCACGAGAGACAGCTCCTCGAACGTTTTGCAGCCCGTCGCCTTCATCGCGTAGCCAAGCAGCGTCATGGTGtacaccgtcgccgctgtgATGACCACCAGGTAGATGACAGACATGATGATGCCCGACATGGCGAAGGACGACGGCATCGAGATGATACCGCCGCCGAGTGTGACGGAGCCAAGGCTGAAGCAGTTCGAGATGACACCCCCATACGGTATCAGCCACCCGGTGAACCGGAAGATGATGTTGCGCTccggcttggcggcgtcggcaccgTTGCCATTGTGGCTCGATGAGTCCGTCAGGCTTCCTCTTTTAAGGGGATGGTTGTCGTGCTCACCGCTCGGGTATTTAGTGACGGCGTTGGCCGCGTTCCCGTCCATCAGCGAGTCGCTCAGGATCTGGCCCCCCGCCTGTGCTGGAACAGGCTCGTTAGGCTTGCTCATGTTGCTGCCGGTTGCGTGCCAGGGAGTGGTACACGGTGGACCCCGGAGCcggagatgatgatgaacACGAGAAAGAGTACCGCAGGCAACAGGAacgaggagagagatgcgcgTAGAGGACAAGGAAATAAATTACGGGGGGTGTGACtagcgggcgggcggggggagggagggaaatACAGGGAAAGGGACAGAGTGGGCGGCGCAAGAGGACAGCGTGATGTGTGCAGGTCTGCGTGTGCTGAAGGAAAAATTCACCTTCAGGTAAGCGACAGGAgaagaagaaagagagagaggagcacacacacacaaaatgAAAAGGAAAGCACAGGAGCCGTCACGCCTTCCACGGTGAAAGGGGGTTTGGCGCGAAAGGAGATTGGGTAGACGGTCCCGGTTTGGCGGGGAAAAcgggggggtgggggtgggagaaGATGGGGAAAAAATATTACAAGGTGGAACAACGTCGAAGAAACTCTTGCAcacttcttttttttctgcttgtgcctgcgtgccgtTGTCTGTGGTGCCTGTGTCCccaaaacacgcacacacccactcactcactctctcctctctgttAGGCGATCGAGAAGGAGGTAGATAGATAGCGATGGAGAGAAGGACGCGCCAGGCTTTCTCGGCTGTGATGGGTCTCCCGTTTTGCAAGAGAGTGAGCacagaagaagaaaacagaaaTGTAAAACTAAAAATAGAGCGGAAGAGACAGAGCGACACGGAAGGGAAAGCGCGCGTGAGCGATAGGTGAATGTGTGTATCGGGGACCGCGGCTTGTATCGTGCGTGTGATTGTCCGAGTaggcaggggagagagagaagggcgtgAGCTCTGACGAATGAATCGAGAAACCGCAAAACAAAAAGCAGTCGAGATGGAAAAAGGGCACGAGCACAGAGAGAtgaggggagtggggtggcggcgtcgtTTCAGTGAAAccgcagagcgagagagagcgagcatGCACAACCCTCACGACGATGGTGGGGAATCTCTCTTGGAAGAGCACACTCGGACTCAGCGCAGTTGTGCCATGAGCACAAGCAGCCACATGCGTTATCATGTTCGCAC
This genomic stretch from Leishmania mexicana MHOM/GT/2001/U1103 complete genome, chromosome 30 harbors:
- a CDS encoding amino acid permease 3 gives rise to the protein MSKPNEPVPAQAGGQILSDSLMDGNAANAVTKYPSGEHDNHPLKRGSLTDSSSHNGNGADAAKPERNIIFRFTGWLIPYGGVISNCFSLGSVTLGGGIISMPSSFAMSGIIMSVIYLVVITAATVYTMTLLGYAMKATGCKTFEELSLVLFGRGWDYFVGFVLWLSCFGTAVAYISAVSSLITPILEKSPGTPAYLLTTSGNRLITSLVWLVFMVPVVIPKRVNSIRYVSAIGVFMVLYFVATIVVHSSMHGLKEGMRGDMKYFTSGNEAVYGLSIFIFSFLCQAVTGSVYFEQRPRPSVSQLTIASAISMTVCMVLYILTGVFGYFDFADDTQDSILYNFDPVNQPYMMIAYIGMLIKICAAFAMNMLPCRNFVYHCLNWDLDTVPYWKHTIVILTMAVAILVCGLFIPSINTAFGLVGSLCGGFIGFIFPAYFWMYSGNWSMASVGIWHWLATYFLVVAGVIAVVFGTITTIYYSFFV